One window of Microbacterium sp. 1S1 genomic DNA carries:
- a CDS encoding endo-alpha-N-acetylgalactosaminidase family protein, which translates to MSTPSRPPRTAVAVSSLLATALALGGALLPATAAQAADLIPVPPSDYRLHAVSSESDPYPAPPSLDGTALGAFDGDYATQWTSRYSSNAPFPHWIAVDLQRSLSVKALDYSVKRGQSVAAKTVEVYVTDDADAARTSPADGGWGDAVAAATLHAPTANDEKQRITLETATDGRFVALLILDAQGTTGGGAGELQVLSDEELPPIATEPETPEQPETGDTVEIAAGGTTATVSSAFPQILGYRVGDERIGGQKSSPRTWAVNGTAYASTTTSTATANGVDYVSALTGIDVTVRSSIRVSAEGTVEFAVTAVEGSAAVNTLGLPDNAFLSATAADGAVLDRTVISPNSTTNADEHIAVGAATATGTKGAAFAFLGDGTLAGSVITNATTQASGSTASWNTRLTTRVTAADGRTAEIGSNTWLIHPTAAVDSRVATYALPKVTVLLTADRNGDETVDWQDAAIRYREVDAPRLGADRVADRVVSRIPFNFASSATNYFDLVLDNTKRIANQTDGLGQWVLNKGFGSEGHDSANTDYGGNYNERAGGLADLNRLVDEGAKLNADMSVHVNATEIYPQADAFDAAILDGAPPYKPGWNWLDQSYYINQQTDLGTGRVLDRFQQLRDEVPGLSGVYIDVYYSNGWVAEELADELNAMDLEVATEWGDKFVDSTVWSHWPNDLAYGGKDNKGINSTMVRFIQNAQADVWNDDVLLGQQRLVDAEGWVGNRNWDGFIGNIWSQSLPTKFLQHFDLQTYEAGVEATFTDGVAARIDGGTRVVTMDGATVLRGDSYLLPWQSLESSAESGSPVDADKMYFFTASGGEKTFGLTDAFRGNTTFDVFALGDQGREKVDTVTAVDGELTLSGDKGTAYVVVPQGGAQRTPIEYRDAGLIDPGFNSGSLDGWSPRGDVTIERTDLGGVKNASRGDNIAVFGSSASAISQTVTGLTPGKRYTFSAQVQIDPKATRDVSVAVDTGDGVVSRTWNLSPTYNYMRADSKAGQYYQRGSVSFLAPSSGTVTVSVSAVAGDAAVRIDNARVMADTTAPAAAGTVYSNDFEGNQPGWGPFVKGDANGIDDPRTSISRRHDPYTSSDWRNTAKPFDSGALAGLAVDTTLSGEHSLLSHSENSGVVYRTDPTLVPLQAGHTYRIGFDYQAGASGAYRWLTGTDAVLDGEISSTTVRRTPIVQARETTAFQEDVIVGCGDYTWVGLERVGGPDVDFVLDDFTVTDLGPTEGGTPCATVSGEAVTLSPGAQTPFTTTFTNSEDILAENVGVQLDLPEGYTVEVADGSSNLFAKVAPGESVTTDWLLTAPASAAGSAVSIGIAATYLVDCDVRTVQTAQEAAVASRARIPNAQITASASSEETAGEDGKAANMLDGNAGTFWHSRWSSDAPGYPHVLTFDLGAAETVDGISYLRRGANQNGPIKGFQVAVSTDGQTFTDVAAGEWNNVADWQDVDFAATTARYVRVTATSSISGTPFAAVAEMAVYGVTSPQAGHAPEARPEDDLGACAPETDPVLTLGADSVRAGEMVEAVLSGFAPDAAVSFWLDGVRLADATVDARGALTTRVLIPSDATLGKHRFIVKDASGAEVAGATLKVKKAKPAKKAVLTPSVGTAAAGDSLRVQLRGFEPEAVVQLWLHSEPVRVGEVTIAADGSAVATVLIPAATPAGAHALVATDAEGAELARADLTVTGAATGAGGALATTGADGMTWLAVAVGALALSALGAGLWRRRRS; encoded by the coding sequence GTGTCGACACCTTCCCGACCGCCGCGCACCGCCGTCGCCGTCAGCTCCCTGCTGGCGACGGCTCTCGCGCTCGGCGGAGCGCTCCTCCCCGCGACCGCTGCGCAGGCCGCCGATCTCATCCCCGTCCCCCCGTCGGACTACCGGCTGCACGCGGTGTCCAGCGAGTCCGATCCGTACCCGGCGCCGCCCTCTCTCGACGGCACGGCCCTCGGCGCCTTCGACGGCGACTACGCGACGCAGTGGACCTCGCGGTACTCGTCCAACGCCCCCTTCCCGCACTGGATCGCCGTCGACCTGCAGCGGTCCCTCTCGGTCAAGGCGCTGGACTACTCGGTCAAGCGCGGGCAGAGCGTCGCGGCGAAGACCGTCGAGGTGTACGTCACGGATGACGCCGACGCCGCGCGCACCTCCCCGGCCGACGGGGGATGGGGCGACGCCGTCGCGGCTGCCACCCTGCACGCGCCCACCGCGAACGACGAGAAGCAGCGCATCACGCTGGAGACCGCGACGGACGGCCGGTTCGTCGCGCTGCTCATCCTCGACGCGCAGGGCACCACGGGCGGCGGCGCCGGCGAGCTCCAGGTGCTCTCCGATGAGGAGCTCCCGCCCATCGCGACCGAGCCGGAGACGCCGGAGCAGCCGGAGACCGGCGACACCGTCGAGATCGCCGCGGGCGGCACCACGGCCACCGTCTCCTCCGCCTTCCCGCAGATCCTCGGCTACCGCGTGGGCGATGAGCGCATCGGCGGGCAGAAGAGCTCGCCGCGTACGTGGGCGGTCAACGGCACCGCCTATGCGTCCACCACCACCTCGACGGCGACCGCGAACGGCGTCGACTACGTCTCGGCCCTCACCGGCATCGACGTCACGGTGCGCAGCAGCATCCGTGTCAGCGCCGAGGGTACGGTCGAGTTCGCCGTCACGGCGGTGGAGGGCTCCGCCGCCGTGAACACCCTCGGGCTGCCCGACAACGCCTTCCTCTCGGCGACGGCCGCGGACGGCGCCGTCCTCGACCGCACCGTGATCAGCCCGAACAGCACCACGAACGCCGATGAGCACATCGCGGTGGGAGCGGCGACGGCCACCGGGACGAAGGGCGCGGCCTTCGCGTTCCTCGGCGACGGGACCCTCGCCGGCAGCGTGATCACGAACGCCACGACGCAGGCCTCTGGCAGCACCGCCTCGTGGAACACCCGGCTCACGACGCGGGTGACCGCGGCCGACGGGCGGACGGCAGAGATCGGCTCGAACACCTGGCTCATCCACCCGACCGCGGCGGTCGACAGCCGGGTGGCGACGTACGCTCTGCCGAAGGTCACCGTGCTCCTCACGGCCGACCGCAACGGCGACGAGACGGTGGACTGGCAGGACGCCGCGATCCGGTACCGCGAGGTCGACGCCCCGCGCCTCGGTGCCGACCGGGTCGCCGACCGCGTGGTCAGCCGCATCCCGTTCAACTTCGCCTCCAGTGCCACGAACTACTTCGACCTCGTGCTCGACAACACCAAGCGCATCGCGAACCAGACCGACGGCCTCGGCCAGTGGGTGCTCAACAAGGGCTTCGGCAGCGAGGGTCACGACTCCGCGAACACGGACTACGGCGGGAACTACAACGAGCGCGCCGGAGGCCTGGCGGATCTCAACCGTCTCGTCGACGAGGGGGCGAAGCTCAACGCCGACATGAGCGTGCACGTCAACGCCACGGAGATCTACCCGCAGGCGGACGCGTTCGACGCGGCGATCCTCGACGGTGCGCCGCCCTACAAGCCGGGCTGGAACTGGCTCGACCAGTCCTACTACATCAATCAGCAGACCGACCTCGGCACCGGACGCGTGCTCGACCGCTTCCAGCAGTTGCGGGACGAGGTTCCGGGGCTCAGCGGCGTCTACATCGACGTGTACTACTCCAACGGCTGGGTGGCCGAGGAACTCGCGGACGAACTGAACGCCATGGACCTCGAGGTCGCGACCGAGTGGGGTGACAAGTTCGTCGACAGCACGGTCTGGTCGCACTGGCCGAACGACCTCGCCTACGGCGGCAAGGACAACAAGGGCATCAACTCGACGATGGTGCGGTTCATCCAGAACGCGCAGGCGGACGTCTGGAACGACGACGTCCTCCTCGGCCAGCAGCGCCTCGTCGATGCCGAGGGCTGGGTGGGCAACCGCAACTGGGACGGCTTCATCGGCAACATCTGGTCGCAGAGCCTGCCGACGAAGTTCCTCCAGCACTTCGACCTGCAGACGTACGAGGCCGGGGTCGAGGCGACCTTCACCGACGGCGTCGCGGCCCGGATCGACGGCGGCACCCGGGTCGTCACGATGGACGGCGCGACCGTCCTCCGCGGCGACTCCTATCTCCTCCCGTGGCAGTCGCTGGAGTCGAGCGCCGAATCGGGTTCGCCCGTCGACGCCGACAAGATGTACTTCTTCACGGCCTCCGGCGGCGAGAAGACCTTCGGTCTCACGGACGCCTTCCGCGGCAACACGACCTTCGACGTGTTCGCGCTGGGCGACCAGGGGCGCGAGAAGGTGGACACCGTCACCGCGGTCGACGGTGAGCTCACCCTCTCCGGCGACAAGGGGACGGCCTACGTCGTCGTGCCCCAGGGCGGGGCACAGCGGACGCCGATCGAGTACCGCGACGCAGGCCTGATCGATCCCGGGTTCAACTCGGGCTCGCTGGACGGCTGGAGCCCCCGAGGTGACGTGACCATCGAGCGCACCGACCTCGGCGGGGTGAAGAACGCCTCACGGGGCGACAACATCGCGGTATTCGGTTCGTCCGCCTCCGCGATCTCGCAGACCGTCACGGGACTCACGCCCGGGAAGCGTTACACGTTCTCCGCCCAGGTGCAGATCGATCCGAAGGCTACGCGTGATGTGAGCGTCGCGGTCGACACCGGGGACGGCGTCGTGAGCCGCACCTGGAACCTCTCGCCGACCTACAACTACATGCGCGCCGACTCCAAGGCCGGACAGTACTACCAGCGCGGATCGGTGTCGTTCCTTGCTCCCTCCTCGGGCACGGTGACCGTCTCGGTCTCGGCGGTCGCCGGTGACGCGGCGGTGCGGATCGACAACGCCAGGGTGATGGCGGACACGACGGCACCGGCCGCGGCCGGCACCGTGTACTCGAACGACTTCGAGGGCAATCAGCCCGGGTGGGGGCCGTTCGTGAAGGGCGACGCCAACGGCATCGACGATCCGCGCACGAGCATCTCGCGCCGACACGACCCCTACACGAGCAGCGACTGGCGCAACACGGCCAAGCCGTTCGACAGCGGAGCCCTCGCCGGCCTGGCGGTCGACACCACGCTCTCGGGAGAGCACTCGCTCCTGTCGCACTCCGAGAACTCCGGCGTCGTCTACCGGACCGACCCCACGCTCGTGCCGTTGCAGGCGGGCCACACGTATCGGATCGGATTCGACTACCAGGCCGGCGCGAGCGGGGCGTACCGCTGGCTGACCGGTACGGACGCCGTGCTCGACGGGGAGATCTCGTCGACCACCGTGCGCCGCACGCCGATCGTGCAGGCACGGGAGACCACCGCCTTCCAGGAGGACGTGATCGTGGGCTGCGGCGACTACACGTGGGTCGGTCTCGAGCGCGTCGGTGGCCCGGACGTCGACTTCGTCCTCGACGACTTCACGGTCACCGACCTCGGTCCGACGGAGGGCGGCACCCCGTGCGCCACCGTCTCCGGCGAGGCCGTGACCCTGAGCCCCGGGGCGCAGACGCCGTTCACCACGACCTTCACCAACAGCGAGGACATCCTGGCGGAGAACGTCGGCGTGCAGCTCGACCTCCCGGAGGGCTACACCGTCGAGGTCGCGGACGGGTCCTCGAACCTGTTCGCGAAGGTGGCCCCCGGTGAGAGCGTGACGACGGACTGGCTGCTGACGGCACCGGCATCGGCCGCGGGCTCCGCCGTGAGCATCGGCATCGCGGCCACCTATCTCGTCGACTGCGACGTGCGGACCGTGCAGACGGCGCAGGAGGCGGCGGTCGCCTCCCGTGCCCGCATCCCGAACGCGCAGATCACCGCGAGCGCGAGCTCTGAGGAGACCGCGGGCGAAGACGGCAAGGCGGCGAACATGCTCGACGGCAACGCCGGGACGTTCTGGCACAGTCGCTGGAGCAGCGACGCCCCCGGGTACCCGCACGTGCTGACGTTCGATCTCGGGGCCGCGGAGACGGTCGACGGCATCTCCTACCTGCGCCGGGGTGCGAACCAGAACGGTCCGATCAAGGGCTTCCAGGTCGCGGTCTCCACCGACGGGCAGACGTTCACCGACGTCGCCGCGGGAGAGTGGAACAACGTCGCAGACTGGCAGGACGTCGACTTCGCAGCGACGACGGCCCGTTATGTGCGGGTGACGGCGACCTCGTCGATCTCGGGCACGCCGTTCGCGGCCGTGGCGGAGATGGCGGTGTACGGTGTCACCTCCCCGCAGGCCGGGCACGCACCGGAGGCGCGACCTGAGGACGACCTCGGGGCCTGCGCTCCGGAGACCGATCCGGTGCTCACGCTCGGCGCGGATTCCGTGCGGGCAGGGGAGATGGTCGAGGCCGTGCTCTCGGGCTTCGCGCCCGACGCCGCCGTCTCGTTCTGGCTGGACGGCGTGCGGCTCGCGGACGCGACGGTCGATGCACGCGGCGCGCTGACCACCCGCGTGCTCATCCCCTCGGACGCGACGCTCGGGAAGCATCGGTTCATCGTCAAGGACGCCTCTGGCGCGGAGGTGGCCGGTGCGACCCTCAAGGTCAAGAAGGCGAAGCCGGCGAAGAAAGCCGTCCTCACGCCGTCGGTCGGTACCGCGGCGGCAGGAGACTCCCTTCGCGTGCAGCTCCGCGGCTTCGAGCCCGAGGCGGTCGTGCAGCTCTGGCTCCACTCGGAGCCGGTCCGCGTGGGCGAGGTGACGATCGCCGCCGATGGCAGTGCGGTCGCGACCGTCCTCATCCCGGCGGCCACGCCCGCCGGCGCCCACGCGCTCGTCGCGACGGACGCCGAGGGTGCCGAGCTGGCCCGTGCGGACCTGACGGTCACCGGCGCGGCGACGGGTGCCGGCGGCGCTCTGGCCACGACCGGAGCCGACGGGATGACCTGGCTGGCGGTGGCCGTCGGGGCTCTCGCGCTGAGCGCTCTCGGCGCAGGACTCTGGCGGCGTCGTCGCAGCTGA
- a CDS encoding FitA-like ribbon-helix-helix domain-containing protein — protein MPNVLIRDLDPAVHSVLAARARERGQSLQQYLSTELARLASRPTLSEFLSGRAEQPRATALTPETIVAAVHEGRAER, from the coding sequence ATGCCGAACGTCCTCATCCGCGACCTCGATCCGGCCGTGCATTCCGTACTCGCCGCACGCGCGCGCGAGCGAGGTCAGTCGCTTCAGCAGTACCTGTCGACGGAGCTCGCCCGCCTCGCCTCGCGCCCGACGCTTTCGGAGTTCCTGAGTGGACGAGCGGAGCAGCCGAGGGCGACCGCGCTCACCCCGGAGACCATCGTCGCCGCCGTGCACGAGGGGCGCGCCGAGCGGTGA
- a CDS encoding type II toxin-antitoxin system VapC family toxin, whose product MIVVDASIVVDLVCTGTSIRTLAARVEAEVLLAPDLLPVEVASALRWLERGGVLNAAALESAADDLARLPVDLQPTLPLVPRILALRANLTAYDAAYVALAAALGCPLLTHDRRLARAASGLCAVEVP is encoded by the coding sequence GTGATCGTCGTCGACGCTTCGATCGTCGTCGACCTGGTCTGCACCGGGACATCGATCCGAACCCTGGCGGCGCGGGTGGAGGCTGAGGTGCTGCTGGCCCCGGACCTGTTGCCGGTGGAGGTGGCCAGTGCGCTGCGGTGGCTCGAACGCGGCGGTGTCCTCAATGCCGCGGCGCTCGAATCCGCAGCCGACGACCTCGCCCGCCTTCCTGTCGACCTGCAGCCCACGCTGCCGCTGGTGCCGCGCATCCTGGCGCTGCGCGCGAACCTCACCGCCTACGACGCCGCGTACGTCGCGCTCGCCGCGGCGCTCGGATGCCCGCTCCTCACCCATGACCGGAGGCTCGCGCGGGCGGCCTCCGGTCTGTGCGCGGTCGAGGTGCCCTAA
- a CDS encoding carbohydrate ABC transporter permease, which produces MPVFWLVVASTKNNTDLTSTFGFWFAEPNLAANYESLMGWTQGLFWRWVGNSLFYSLSAGVIGTLFAVMAGYAIAKFAFPGKKLAVGIIMAGLLLPVALLTVPLYIEFQALGLTNTVWAIIIPSAVSPFGVFLGMVYAQSSVPTELLEAARIDGAGEARIFFTIVLRLLGPAMVTIFLFIFVATWNNFLLPLMMISSPDLKPVTLGLYGMMSYFSPDKGAVMLGALLGVIPLIALFFTLQKYWRSGLAAGAVKG; this is translated from the coding sequence GTGCCGGTGTTCTGGCTCGTGGTCGCCTCGACGAAGAACAACACCGACCTCACGTCGACGTTCGGCTTCTGGTTCGCCGAGCCGAACCTCGCCGCCAACTACGAGAGCCTCATGGGCTGGACGCAGGGCCTGTTCTGGCGCTGGGTCGGCAACTCCCTCTTCTACTCGCTCAGCGCGGGGGTGATCGGCACGCTGTTCGCCGTGATGGCCGGCTACGCGATCGCCAAGTTCGCCTTCCCCGGCAAGAAGCTGGCGGTCGGCATCATCATGGCGGGGCTCCTCCTGCCGGTCGCCCTCCTCACGGTGCCGCTGTATATCGAGTTCCAGGCGCTCGGCCTCACGAACACGGTATGGGCGATCATCATCCCGTCGGCCGTCTCCCCGTTCGGCGTCTTCCTCGGCATGGTCTACGCACAGTCGTCCGTGCCGACCGAGCTGCTGGAGGCCGCTCGCATCGACGGCGCCGGCGAGGCCCGGATCTTCTTCACGATCGTGCTGCGGCTGCTCGGCCCCGCGATGGTGACGATCTTCCTGTTCATCTTCGTGGCCACGTGGAACAACTTCCTCCTCCCGCTCATGATGATCTCGAGCCCCGACCTCAAGCCGGTCACCCTCGGCCTCTACGGCATGATGAGCTACTTCTCCCCCGACAAGGGCGCCGTCATGCTCGGCGCGCTGCTCGGCGTGATCCCGCTCATCGCCCTGTTCTTCACGCTGCAGAAGTACTGGCGTTCGGGTCTCGCCGCCGGCGCCGTCAAGGGTTAG
- a CDS encoding carbohydrate ABC transporter permease, with amino-acid sequence MATVTETRAAAPLPPARRPVAPSTRRSRIRREGLTGWLFMAPFALLFAVVFLIPIIVSVRSSFFAQVPAGGGLYGGGELVDTFVGLDNFAAAATDGAFWAGMGRVVLYAAFQIPVMIIAALALALLLDSFIVRRPALFRLAFFLPYAVPGIIAAMMWLYLYTPEVSPFLPYLPEGTDLMSPQTILFSMANMTTWTYTGYNMLIFLSALQAIPRDLYEAARLDGATGFQIATRIKVPLVRGAALLAVLLSIIGTIQLFNEPVILEAANSWMGKDFTPMMLTYNTMMGELSPSGSGPASAYSLLMAGIAGVLAIVYALLQRRKGDA; translated from the coding sequence ATGGCCACAGTGACCGAGACGAGGGCAGCGGCGCCGCTCCCTCCCGCGCGCCGCCCCGTCGCCCCGTCGACGAGGCGATCGCGGATCCGACGGGAGGGGCTGACCGGGTGGCTGTTCATGGCGCCGTTCGCGCTGCTGTTCGCCGTCGTCTTCCTCATCCCGATCATCGTGTCGGTCCGGTCGTCGTTCTTCGCGCAGGTACCCGCCGGCGGAGGCCTGTACGGCGGCGGCGAGCTCGTCGACACGTTCGTCGGCCTCGACAACTTCGCGGCGGCGGCGACGGACGGCGCGTTCTGGGCCGGCATGGGACGGGTCGTGCTCTACGCGGCCTTCCAGATCCCGGTGATGATCATCGCGGCCCTCGCCCTGGCCCTGCTGCTGGACTCGTTCATCGTGCGCCGCCCCGCCCTGTTCCGCCTCGCCTTCTTCCTCCCGTACGCGGTCCCCGGCATCATCGCGGCGATGATGTGGCTCTACCTCTACACGCCCGAGGTGTCGCCCTTCCTGCCGTATCTGCCGGAGGGGACCGACCTCATGTCGCCGCAGACGATCCTCTTCTCGATGGCGAACATGACGACGTGGACCTACACGGGTTACAACATGCTCATCTTCCTGAGCGCCCTGCAGGCCATCCCGCGCGACCTCTACGAGGCCGCCCGCCTGGACGGCGCGACCGGTTTCCAGATCGCGACCCGCATCAAGGTGCCGCTCGTACGCGGCGCCGCGCTGCTGGCCGTGCTGCTGTCGATCATCGGCACCATCCAGCTGTTCAACGAGCCGGTCATCCTGGAGGCCGCGAACTCCTGGATGGGCAAGGACTTCACACCGATGATGCTCACCTACAACACGATGATGGGCGAGCTGTCGCCGTCGGGCAGCGGTCCGGCGTCGGCGTACTCGCTCCTCATGGCCGGCATCGCGGGCGTGCTCGCGATCGTGTACGCACTGCTCCAGCGGCGGAAGGGCGACGCATGA
- a CDS encoding ABC transporter substrate-binding protein: MAPTSRTPRVAAVVALGAVSAFGLAACAPAASGGGDAGGEPVTIEYMHRLPDGEGMTTVAEIVDRWNEEHPDIQVKATKFDGKASDMILKLETDIKAGNGPCLAQTGYSEVPQLYVKGLLEDVAAEAEKYEDHYSAGAFSGMRVGDAIVGLPQDTGPLVYFYNAAEFEALGIDAPATLDDLTAASATAAAAGKFVTAFTPDEAQNWLSGQAAAAGDTWFSTEGEEWKVDAEGAGSERVAAFWQGLLDGKQTLATERWGEGFTAALNNGSLIGHVGAAWEAGFLLDSLDGTPAEGQWRVAQLPDFGAGAMSGPDGGSGVSVMKGCENPEAAMEFNDWFNTQVDDLASQGLVVAAKGEVETPEKMLRQFGGQDVLAELGTATENLNPDFPYAPGFSTLANMNETAAAAAAGTATVADIFTTAQDTAVASLKDLGLPVAE; encoded by the coding sequence ATGGCACCCACCTCACGCACCCCCCGCGTCGCCGCGGTCGTCGCCCTCGGCGCGGTGTCGGCATTCGGACTCGCGGCCTGCGCCCCGGCGGCCTCCGGAGGCGGCGACGCCGGCGGAGAGCCGGTCACCATCGAGTACATGCACCGCCTCCCCGACGGGGAGGGCATGACGACAGTCGCCGAGATCGTCGACCGCTGGAACGAGGAGCACCCCGACATCCAGGTCAAGGCCACGAAGTTCGATGGCAAGGCCAGCGACATGATCCTCAAGCTCGAGACCGACATCAAGGCCGGGAACGGTCCGTGCCTCGCGCAGACCGGATACTCCGAGGTGCCGCAGCTCTACGTGAAGGGGCTGCTGGAGGACGTCGCCGCCGAGGCCGAGAAGTACGAGGATCACTACTCGGCCGGAGCGTTCAGCGGTATGCGGGTCGGCGACGCCATCGTGGGTCTTCCCCAGGACACCGGACCCCTGGTCTACTTCTACAACGCAGCGGAGTTCGAGGCGCTCGGCATCGACGCCCCGGCGACGCTCGACGACCTGACCGCCGCCTCGGCCACCGCCGCCGCTGCCGGCAAGTTCGTCACGGCGTTCACGCCGGACGAGGCACAGAACTGGCTCTCCGGACAGGCTGCGGCCGCCGGCGACACCTGGTTCTCCACCGAGGGCGAGGAGTGGAAGGTGGACGCCGAGGGAGCGGGCTCCGAGCGGGTCGCCGCCTTCTGGCAGGGCCTGCTCGACGGCAAGCAGACGCTCGCGACAGAGCGGTGGGGCGAGGGCTTCACGGCGGCGCTGAACAACGGCAGCCTCATCGGCCACGTCGGCGCGGCGTGGGAGGCCGGCTTCCTCCTCGACTCGCTCGACGGTACGCCCGCCGAGGGACAGTGGCGAGTCGCCCAGCTTCCCGACTTCGGCGCCGGGGCGATGAGCGGCCCCGACGGCGGGTCCGGCGTCTCGGTCATGAAGGGCTGCGAGAACCCCGAGGCCGCCATGGAGTTCAACGACTGGTTCAACACCCAGGTCGACGACCTCGCCTCGCAGGGTCTCGTGGTCGCTGCGAAGGGGGAGGTCGAGACGCCCGAGAAGATGCTGCGTCAGTTCGGCGGCCAGGATGTGCTGGCAGAGCTCGGCACGGCCACCGAGAACCTCAACCCGGACTTCCCGTACGCTCCCGGCTTCTCGACCCTGGCGAACATGAACGAGACGGCCGCCGCGGCCGCCGCCGGAACGGCCACGGTCGCCGACATCTTCACCACGGCTCAGGACACGGCCGTCGCGTCGCTCAAGGACCTCGGCCTCCCGGTCGCGGAATGA
- a CDS encoding DUF3073 domain-containing protein: MGRGRQKAKHTKIARELKAYSPSVNYSALERELAHSSDSDEDAYVDKWADEYADEDEDELEKA; encoded by the coding sequence ATGGGCCGTGGCCGTCAGAAGGCGAAGCACACAAAGATCGCCCGCGAACTCAAGGCGTACAGTCCGTCGGTGAACTACTCGGCGCTGGAGCGCGAGCTCGCGCACTCGAGCGACTCCGACGAAGACGCCTACGTCGACAAGTGGGCCGATGAGTACGCGGACGAAGACGAAGACGAACTAGAGAAGGCCTAG
- a CDS encoding universal stress protein, with protein MTDNTSTPSDEATQNAALQKAVIVGMQVDQDPHVLDEAVRFARLLNTPLVVAHVDVTRFVTYEDPDGYVHSAPIDINFDAGAAEFEAVEAAAATILAGKGVTWTARQLVGDPALAIKQLANKLDAQLIVVGTRKRGIGESIREFFTGSVAARLAHRQHRSVLVVPLGESVPDEQKEIWPE; from the coding sequence ATGACCGACAACACCTCCACTCCGTCCGATGAGGCCACGCAGAACGCCGCTCTGCAGAAGGCCGTCATCGTCGGCATGCAGGTCGATCAGGATCCGCACGTCCTCGACGAGGCGGTCCGGTTCGCCCGGCTGCTGAATACGCCGCTCGTCGTCGCACACGTCGACGTCACCCGGTTCGTGACGTACGAGGATCCGGACGGCTACGTGCACTCCGCCCCCATCGACATCAACTTCGACGCCGGCGCGGCCGAGTTCGAGGCCGTCGAAGCCGCCGCCGCCACGATCCTCGCGGGCAAGGGTGTCACGTGGACCGCGCGTCAGCTCGTCGGCGACCCCGCTCTGGCCATCAAGCAGCTCGCGAACAAGCTGGACGCGCAGCTCATCGTCGTCGGCACCAGGAAGCGCGGCATCGGCGAGTCGATCCGGGAGTTCTTCACCGGCTCCGTCGCCGCGCGCCTGGCCCATCGCCAGCACCGCTCCGTGCTCGTCGTGCCGCTCGGGGAGTCCGTGCCGGACGAGCAGAAGGAGATCTGGCCGGAGTGA
- a CDS encoding PadR family transcriptional regulator, translating into MSPAVFSHGDLRLYLLSLLAESPQHGYGIIQSLTDRTGGTYTPSAGTIYPRLAKLEEEGLVTKTVDGRTTIYAITEAGRAELASREGDLAHIEAGITDTVRLIANEVRQSVQEAMKSLRADLATATKDDRSAAKNKPRTAGEDARLTSREELHRADAVVNAFRARIRTDLRTHVAKGGVLPAAVVSELEDALDHAARTVTIALSRPES; encoded by the coding sequence ATGAGCCCCGCGGTCTTCTCCCACGGCGATCTGCGCCTGTACCTGCTGTCGCTGCTCGCGGAGTCTCCGCAGCACGGCTACGGGATCATCCAGTCGCTGACGGACCGCACCGGCGGCACCTACACCCCGAGCGCCGGCACGATCTACCCGCGGCTGGCGAAGCTCGAGGAGGAGGGGCTGGTGACGAAAACGGTCGACGGACGCACCACGATCTACGCGATCACCGAGGCCGGACGGGCCGAACTCGCCTCCCGCGAGGGCGACCTCGCCCACATCGAGGCGGGCATCACCGACACCGTCCGCCTGATCGCGAACGAGGTGCGTCAGAGCGTGCAGGAGGCGATGAAGAGCCTGCGCGCCGACCTGGCGACCGCGACCAAGGACGACCGGTCGGCGGCGAAGAACAAGCCCCGCACGGCGGGCGAGGACGCGCGGCTGACCAGCCGGGAGGAGCTGCATCGCGCCGACGCCGTGGTGAACGCCTTCCGTGCACGGATCCGGACGGATCTGCGCACCCACGTCGCGAAAGGCGGAGTACTGCCCGCCGCAGTGGTCTCCGAGCTCGAAGACGCGCTGGACCACGCCGCCCGCACCGTCACGATCGCGCTGAGCCGGCCGGAGTCCTAG